In a genomic window of Halorussus salilacus:
- a CDS encoding DUF7553 family protein: MSERDRDDLREAADRLDAAGENAADDEATERLGDIAERLRSAADADRGPDHGRLARLTHDIREMEAEVDGEAVAAVGSALSHVRAYRETVEGV; the protein is encoded by the coding sequence ATGAGCGAACGAGATCGCGACGATCTCCGGGAAGCGGCCGACAGACTCGACGCCGCGGGCGAGAACGCCGCCGACGACGAGGCGACCGAGCGACTCGGAGACATCGCCGAACGGCTCCGGTCGGCGGCCGACGCCGACCGCGGTCCGGACCACGGCAGACTCGCCCGGCTGACCCACGACATCCGCGAGATGGAGGCCGAGGTCGACGGCGAAGCCGTCGCCGCGGTCGGGTCGGCGCTCTCGCACGTCCGGGCGTATCGGGAAACGGTCGAGGGGGTGTGA